From a region of the Thermus caldilimi genome:
- the rlmN gene encoding 23S rRNA (adenine(2503)-C(2))-methyltransferase RlmN, with product MRPILELLPEELPGEGFRKAQIARWLYARGAMDFSEMTDLPKGLREAWGQEWRISEFALVEAYPSRDGSVKYLFTLLDGKKTEAVYMPYPNRKTVCLSSMVGCPAGCTFCATGALGFGRNLTAAEILSQLLAIAHHQGISPRDIRNVVLMGMGEPLLNLGNVLRAIRIMLHKKGLAMSPRRITLSTVGIPKGIYRLAEEDLGVRLALSLHAPEDETRKKIIPTAHRYSVAEVLEAVRHYYAKTKRRVTFEYTLLKGLNDHPWQARLLAKLLKGLSAHVNLIPFNPWEGAPVEGTPKAGILAFAEELRRLGVPTSIRWSRGQDVGAACGQLALKAPKALTFTATLEGAGR from the coding sequence ATGAGGCCCATCCTGGAACTCCTACCCGAAGAGCTTCCCGGCGAGGGCTTCCGCAAGGCCCAGATCGCCCGCTGGCTCTACGCCCGGGGGGCCATGGACTTCTCCGAGATGACCGACCTGCCCAAGGGCCTCCGGGAAGCCTGGGGCCAGGAGTGGCGCATCTCCGAGTTCGCCCTGGTGGAGGCCTACCCCAGCCGGGATGGGAGCGTCAAGTACCTCTTCACCCTCCTGGACGGAAAGAAGACGGAAGCCGTCTACATGCCCTACCCTAACCGCAAGACCGTCTGCCTTTCCAGCATGGTGGGCTGCCCCGCGGGGTGCACCTTCTGCGCCACCGGGGCCTTGGGCTTTGGCCGCAACCTCACCGCGGCGGAGATCCTTTCCCAGCTCCTGGCCATCGCCCACCACCAGGGCATCTCCCCCAGGGACATCCGGAACGTGGTGCTCATGGGCATGGGGGAGCCCCTCCTAAACCTGGGCAACGTGCTGCGGGCCATCCGCATCATGCTCCACAAGAAGGGCCTGGCCATGAGCCCAAGGCGCATCACCCTCTCCACCGTGGGCATCCCCAAGGGGATCTACCGGTTGGCGGAGGAGGATCTGGGGGTGCGCCTGGCCCTTTCCCTCCACGCCCCCGAGGACGAGACCCGCAAAAAGATCATCCCCACCGCCCACCGCTACTCCGTGGCGGAGGTCCTCGAGGCGGTACGCCACTACTACGCCAAGACCAAAAGGCGGGTCACCTTTGAGTACACCCTCCTCAAGGGTTTAAACGACCACCCCTGGCAGGCCAGGCTTCTCGCCAAGCTCCTTAAGGGCCTAAGCGCCCACGTGAACCTGATTCCCTTTAACCCCTGGGAAGGCGCTCCCGTGGAAGGCACCCCCAAGGCGGGCATCCTGGCCTTCGCGGAGGAACTGAGGCGCCTGGGGGTGCCCACCTCCATCCGCTGGAGCCGAGGGCAGGACGTGGGGGCGGCCTGCGGCCAGCTAGCCTTAAAGGCTCCCAAGGCCCTCACCTTCACAGCGACTCTAGAAGGCGCCGGGCGATGA
- a CDS encoding Clp1/GlmU family protein, with the protein MLLLAGPTDTGKTTLALKLLEKAKEAYLLDLDPGQGSLPGAFTLFHHREGTLTLLRRHLLGALSPRGMEAQAVVGALRLARLIPEGSPAVADTDGYLDPGFRLLQIEALVPTEVLVLGWEELYQALSWRKDLRARLAPPLQGVRRKTPAERRKNRLERLFAHFQEARPRSLPLGRVPAFPMEPPEPHRLYGLLDEEGFLLGYGRLLAWEGGEGLFLTPALEEVAKAVPTRLLLPIPALPG; encoded by the coding sequence ATGCTCCTCCTGGCTGGCCCCACGGATACCGGCAAAACCACCCTGGCCTTAAAGCTTTTAGAAAAGGCCAAGGAAGCCTACCTCCTGGACCTGGACCCGGGACAAGGCTCCCTACCCGGGGCCTTCACCCTCTTCCACCACCGGGAAGGAACCCTCACTCTCCTACGCCGCCACCTTCTGGGGGCCCTGTCCCCCAGAGGGATGGAGGCGCAGGCGGTGGTGGGGGCCCTGCGCCTGGCGCGCCTCATCCCCGAAGGAAGCCCCGCCGTGGCCGACACGGATGGCTACCTGGACCCCGGGTTTCGGCTCTTACAGATTGAGGCCCTGGTGCCCACCGAGGTGCTGGTCCTGGGGTGGGAGGAACTTTACCAGGCCCTTTCCTGGCGCAAGGACCTAAGGGCGCGCCTGGCCCCGCCCCTTCAGGGGGTTCGCAGGAAAACCCCGGCCGAGAGGCGGAAAAACCGCCTGGAAAGGCTTTTTGCCCACTTCCAGGAAGCCAGGCCCCGCTCCCTTCCCCTTGGTCGCGTGCCCGCGTTCCCTATGGAACCCCCCGAGCCCCACCGGCTTTATGGGCTCCTGGACGAGGAGGGGTTCCTCCTGGGCTATGGGCGGCTTCTCGCCTGGGAAGGGGGGGAGGGCCTTTTCCTCACCCCCGCCTTGGAGGAGGTGGCCAAGGCGGTGCCCACCCGGCTTCTTCTCCCTATCCCCGCACTACCAGGTTGA
- a CDS encoding acyl-CoA dehydrogenase family protein gives MGLWFEESQEERAVLGPFREFLKVEVAPGAAERDRTGAFPFELVRKLAQFGVFGATVPEAYGGAGLASRLFARMVEEIAYYDGALALTVASHNSLATGHILLAGNERQKETFLPKLASGELLGAWGLTEPGSGSDAAALKTRAEPVPGGYVLNGTKQFITQGSVAGVYVIVARTDPAPSPERKHLGLSAFAFFRPERGLRVGRKEEKLGLNASDTAQLLLEDLFVPEEGLLGERGKGFYDVLRVLDGGRIGIAAMAVGLGRAALDYALRYAKQREAFGRPIAEYQGVSFKLAEAATELEAARLLYLKAAELRDAGRPYTLEAAQAKLFASEVAVKACDEAIQVLGGYGYIKDYPVERYWRDARLTRIGEGTSEILKLVIARRLLESL, from the coding sequence ATGGGGCTTTGGTTTGAGGAAAGCCAGGAGGAGCGGGCGGTCTTGGGGCCCTTCCGCGAGTTCCTCAAGGTGGAGGTGGCCCCGGGGGCGGCGGAGCGGGACCGCACGGGGGCCTTTCCCTTTGAGCTGGTGCGGAAGCTCGCCCAGTTTGGCGTCTTCGGGGCCACGGTGCCCGAGGCCTACGGGGGGGCGGGGCTGGCAAGCCGGCTTTTCGCCCGCATGGTGGAGGAGATCGCCTATTACGACGGGGCCCTGGCCCTCACCGTGGCCAGCCACAACTCCTTGGCCACAGGGCACATCCTCCTGGCGGGGAACGAAAGGCAGAAGGAGACCTTCCTGCCCAAGCTGGCCTCGGGGGAGCTTTTGGGGGCCTGGGGGCTTACCGAGCCGGGCTCGGGTTCGGATGCCGCTGCCCTCAAGACCCGGGCCGAGCCGGTGCCAGGGGGATATGTGCTCAATGGCACCAAGCAGTTCATCACCCAGGGGAGCGTGGCCGGGGTGTACGTGATCGTGGCCCGCACCGACCCCGCCCCAAGCCCGGAGAGGAAGCACCTGGGCCTCTCCGCCTTCGCCTTTTTCCGCCCCGAGCGGGGCCTTAGGGTGGGCCGCAAGGAGGAGAAGCTGGGCCTAAACGCCTCCGACACCGCCCAGCTCCTCCTCGAGGACCTCTTCGTGCCCGAGGAAGGCCTTTTGGGGGAGCGGGGCAAGGGGTTTTACGACGTCTTAAGGGTGCTGGACGGGGGCCGGATCGGCATCGCCGCCATGGCGGTGGGCCTGGGTCGGGCGGCCTTGGACTACGCCCTGCGCTACGCCAAGCAAAGGGAGGCCTTCGGCAGGCCCATCGCCGAATACCAGGGGGTTTCCTTCAAGCTGGCGGAGGCGGCCACGGAGCTGGAGGCGGCGAGGCTTCTTTACCTCAAGGCGGCGGAGCTTCGGGATGCGGGAAGGCCCTATACCCTCGAGGCCGCCCAGGCCAAGCTCTTCGCCAGCGAGGTGGCGGTGAAGGCCTGCGACGAGGCCATCCAGGTCCTGGGAGGGTACGGGTACATCAAGGATTATCCGGTGGAGCGCTACTGGCGCGATGCCCGCCTGACCCGCATCGGGGAGGGTACCAGCGAGATCCTGAAGCTGGTCATCGCCCGGCGCCTTCTAGAGTCGCTGTGA
- a CDS encoding ammonium transporter, whose amino-acid sequence MRKTLFIVASGLSGLALAEGVDGAATAWMLVSTALVLLMTPALAFFYGGLVRSKNALNTMMMSFATLGFVGVGWALLGYSLAFAEGGPWLGGLGHALLKGVGLEAKGEIPHLLFMAFQGTFAIITAALLTGGMVERMRFPALLLFLSLWGLLVYAPLAHWVWGGGFLGSLGALDFAGGTVVHINAGIAALVGALVLGARKDYGRQAILPHNVPFTLLGAALLWFGWFGFNGGSALSSGALASLAFVNTLLAPAATLVAWVLLDLLRTGKVTAVGLATAIVVGLVAITPAAGFVSPLSALVLGAVSAFPSYFFLLWRPKTRLDDSLDVFGAHGIAGTTGALLTGLLAEKAWNGVADGFLFGNPVQLAIQALAVGVAVAYSALGTFLLLKLVGLLTPLRASPKEEGLGLDVTQHGEEAYVEGEGAILVLSEASPPALKPAGGKA is encoded by the coding sequence ATGCGGAAGACCCTATTTATAGTGGCAAGCGGGCTTTCAGGACTGGCCTTGGCAGAAGGGGTGGACGGGGCGGCCACGGCCTGGATGCTGGTTTCCACGGCCCTGGTGCTCCTCATGACCCCGGCTTTGGCCTTCTTCTACGGCGGCCTGGTGCGGAGCAAGAACGCCTTGAACACCATGATGATGAGCTTCGCCACCTTGGGCTTCGTGGGGGTGGGCTGGGCGCTCCTCGGCTACAGCCTGGCCTTTGCCGAGGGCGGTCCCTGGCTGGGAGGCCTAGGCCACGCCCTTCTGAAGGGAGTGGGCCTCGAGGCCAAGGGGGAGATCCCCCACCTCCTCTTCATGGCCTTCCAGGGCACCTTTGCCATCATCACCGCCGCCCTCCTCACGGGCGGTATGGTGGAGAGAATGCGCTTTCCCGCCCTGCTCCTCTTCCTCAGCCTCTGGGGGCTCTTGGTCTACGCCCCCCTGGCCCACTGGGTCTGGGGGGGAGGGTTTTTGGGCTCCTTAGGGGCCCTGGACTTCGCCGGGGGCACGGTGGTGCACATCAACGCCGGCATCGCTGCCCTGGTGGGGGCCTTGGTCCTGGGGGCCCGGAAGGACTACGGCCGCCAGGCCATCCTGCCCCATAACGTCCCCTTTACGCTTCTGGGGGCCGCCCTTCTCTGGTTCGGCTGGTTTGGGTTCAACGGGGGAAGCGCCCTGAGCTCCGGGGCCCTGGCCAGCCTGGCCTTTGTGAACACCCTCCTCGCCCCCGCGGCCACCCTGGTGGCTTGGGTCCTCCTGGACCTCCTCCGCACCGGCAAGGTCACAGCGGTTGGGCTCGCCACCGCCATCGTGGTGGGCCTGGTGGCCATCACCCCGGCAGCGGGGTTCGTATCCCCCCTGTCCGCCCTGGTGCTGGGGGCGGTGAGCGCCTTCCCCAGCTATTTCTTCCTGCTCTGGCGGCCCAAGACCCGGCTGGACGACTCCCTGGACGTCTTTGGCGCCCACGGGATCGCCGGCACCACCGGTGCCCTCCTCACCGGCCTTCTGGCGGAGAAGGCCTGGAACGGGGTGGCGGATGGCTTCCTCTTCGGCAACCCCGTGCAGCTGGCCATCCAAGCCCTGGCGGTGGGGGTGGCGGTGGCCTACTCCGCCCTCGGCACCTTCCTCCTCCTGAAGCTTGTGGGCCTTCTCACCCCCTTGCGGGCGAGCCCCAAGGAGGAAGGGCTGGGCCTGGACGTGACCCAGCACGGGGAGGAAGCCTACGTGGAAGGCGAAGGGGCCATCCTGGTGCTCTCCGAGGCTAGCCCCCCTGCCCTCAAGCCCGCGGGAGGTAAGGCATGA
- a CDS encoding P-II family nitrogen regulator, with the protein MKLIVAIIRPEKLQDVLEALFRAEVRGLSISRVQGHGGETERVETYRGTTVKMALHEKIRLEIGVSDPFVRPTVEAILKAARTGEVGDGKIFVLPVEKVYRIRTGEEDQAAVTPVQ; encoded by the coding sequence ATGAAGCTCATCGTGGCCATCATCCGGCCGGAGAAGCTACAGGACGTGCTGGAGGCCCTCTTCAGGGCAGAGGTGCGGGGGCTATCCATCAGCAGGGTCCAGGGGCACGGGGGGGAGACGGAAAGGGTGGAAACCTACCGGGGCACCACGGTGAAGATGGCCCTGCACGAGAAGATCCGCCTGGAGATCGGGGTGTCCGACCCCTTCGTTCGGCCCACGGTGGAGGCCATCCTCAAAGCCGCCCGCACCGGGGAGGTGGGGGACGGAAAGATCTTCGTTCTGCCGGTGGAGAAGGTCTACCGGATCCGCACCGGGGAGGAGGACCAGGCCGCCGTGACCCCGGTACAATAA
- a CDS encoding molybdenum cofactor biosynthesis protein: MRVEVRLFALYREQAGTDRLFLELPEGARVLHAKEALEKRFPGLRLEGGMAAVNQALAQGETPLKEGDEVAFLPPVSGGQDSYGLTHEPLDLKALVDWATAPEYGAVVSFLGTTRSPNRGEEVAFLEYEAYPGMAEKVMAEIIGEMRSRWPLGRVALWHRLGRVDPGEASIAIVVSARHRPEAFAACQYAIDRVKQILPVWKKEHRPDGSFWVEGFTPEGHRL; encoded by the coding sequence ATGCGGGTTGAAGTGCGGCTCTTCGCCCTTTACCGGGAACAGGCGGGCACGGACCGCCTCTTCCTGGAGCTTCCCGAAGGAGCCCGGGTACTGCATGCTAAAGAAGCCCTGGAGAAGCGTTTTCCCGGCCTAAGGCTGGAGGGCGGCATGGCGGCGGTGAACCAGGCCCTGGCCCAGGGGGAAACCCCCCTAAAGGAGGGGGACGAGGTGGCCTTTCTGCCCCCGGTCTCGGGAGGGCAGGACTCCTACGGCCTCACCCATGAACCTTTGGACCTTAAGGCCCTGGTGGACTGGGCCACCGCCCCCGAGTACGGGGCAGTGGTGAGCTTCCTGGGCACCACCCGGAGCCCCAACCGGGGGGAGGAGGTGGCCTTCTTGGAGTACGAGGCCTACCCCGGCATGGCGGAGAAGGTCATGGCGGAGATCATCGGGGAGATGCGCTCCCGCTGGCCCCTGGGCCGGGTGGCCCTCTGGCACCGCCTGGGCCGGGTGGACCCCGGGGAGGCCTCCATCGCCATCGTGGTTTCCGCCCGGCACCGCCCCGAGGCCTTCGCGGCCTGCCAGTACGCCATTGACCGGGTGAAGCAGATCCTCCCCGTCTGGAAGAAGGAACACCGGCCGGACGGCAGCTTCTGGGTGGAGGGGTTCACCCCGGAAGGGCACCGCCTCTGA
- a CDS encoding Uma2 family endonuclease — MTERSLRPLTEEEYLALEGASPVRHELVGGIPYAMAGASLDHNLLVTNLVALLKPLARAKGCRVYSETVKLRLAEDTFYYPDVMVVCGPKAHPLYETAPCLVVEVLSPSTEAQDRREKLARYLRLPSLEGYLLLESEGRGGTLYRRTAEGFLAEPLEESFALPCVGGRLSLAEVYEGVA; from the coding sequence ATGACCGAGCGGTCCTTGCGCCCGCTAACGGAAGAGGAATACCTGGCCCTGGAAGGGGCTAGCCCCGTGCGCCACGAGCTGGTAGGGGGCATCCCTTATGCCATGGCCGGGGCCAGCCTGGACCACAACCTCCTGGTGACCAACCTGGTGGCCCTCCTCAAGCCCCTGGCCCGGGCCAAGGGGTGCCGGGTTTACAGCGAAACCGTGAAGCTTAGGCTCGCGGAGGACACCTTCTACTACCCGGATGTTATGGTGGTCTGTGGCCCCAAGGCCCACCCCCTCTACGAAACCGCCCCCTGCTTGGTGGTGGAGGTGCTCTCCCCGAGCACCGAGGCCCAGGACCGGCGGGAGAAGCTGGCCCGCTATCTGCGCCTCCCGAGCCTCGAGGGCTACCTCCTCCTGGAAAGCGAGGGACGGGGCGGCACCCTGTACCGCAGGACGGCAGAGGGCTTCCTGGCCGAACCCCTGGAGGAAAGCTTTGCCCTGCCCTGTGTGGGAGGAAGGCTTAGCCTCGCGGAAGTCTACGAGGGCGTGGCATGA
- a CDS encoding HrcA family transcriptional regulator, translating to MTARQRAILHLLVEVYIKTKAPVPSARLAEGLGLSPALARYELIALEEMGYLSKPHASAGRVPTRQAFRQYSLSLLPPKPLPEATQERLQRALEGAREPEAFLVKMAVGLSGYPALLRLRPRRSPRVLQVHLSPLPEGTLAVFVLEGGRVKEARLPLTLPTERLRQAEEALSGPFAALPPAPRGLEELFAHLSRALSAGLSLVYREGLSEALKEPEAKDTGFLERLVALYEAGGDEAVLTPPGRVDVRVGEVEGLSQVQAGFARGEWLGELVLLGPMRMRYLEALSVASSLSQVYTGQHAG from the coding sequence GTGACGGCCAGGCAGCGGGCCATCCTTCACCTCCTGGTGGAGGTGTACATCAAGACCAAAGCCCCTGTGCCCTCGGCCAGGCTGGCCGAGGGCCTGGGGCTTTCCCCTGCCCTGGCCCGGTACGAGCTCATCGCCCTCGAGGAGATGGGCTACCTCTCCAAACCCCATGCCTCCGCCGGAAGGGTCCCCACCCGGCAGGCCTTCCGCCAGTACTCCCTTTCCCTCCTCCCCCCAAAACCCCTTCCCGAGGCCACCCAGGAGCGGCTCCAGCGGGCCCTGGAGGGGGCCAGGGAACCCGAGGCCTTTTTGGTGAAGATGGCGGTGGGGCTTTCCGGGTACCCTGCCCTCCTGCGCCTTAGGCCCCGGAGGTCCCCCAGGGTGCTTCAGGTCCACCTCTCCCCCCTCCCGGAAGGCACCCTGGCGGTCTTCGTCCTGGAAGGGGGAAGGGTGAAGGAGGCCCGCCTTCCCCTCACCCTCCCGACAGAGCGCCTAAGACAGGCGGAAGAAGCCCTCTCCGGACCCTTTGCCGCCCTTCCCCCGGCTCCCAGGGGCCTGGAGGAGCTTTTCGCCCATCTCTCCCGGGCCCTTTCCGCAGGCCTTTCCCTCGTCTACCGCGAGGGGCTTTCCGAGGCCTTAAAGGAACCGGAGGCCAAGGACACTGGCTTTCTGGAGCGCCTGGTGGCCCTTTATGAAGCCGGGGGGGACGAGGCGGTCCTGACCCCTCCCGGCCGGGTGGACGTGCGGGTGGGGGAGGTGGAGGGCCTTTCCCAGGTGCAGGCGGGCTTCGCCCGGGGGGAGTGGCTAGGGGAGCTGGTGCTCCTGGGGCCCATGCGCATGCGCTACCTCGAGGCCCTCTCCGTGGCCTCAAGCCTCAGCCAGGTCTATACTGGGCAGCATGCGGGTTGA